From one Heptranchias perlo isolate sHepPer1 chromosome X, sHepPer1.hap1, whole genome shotgun sequence genomic stretch:
- the LOC137307057 gene encoding histone H4, translating into MSGRGKGGKGLGKGGAKRHRKVLRDNIQGITKPAIRRLARRGGVKRISGLIYEETRGVLKVFLENVIRDAVTYTEHAKRKTVTAMDVVYALKRQGRTLYGFGG; encoded by the coding sequence atgtctggcagaggtaaaggaggcaaaggactgggcaaaggtggCGCCAAGCGGCACCGAAAAgttcttcgtgataacatccaggggatcaccaaaccagccatccgccgcctggctcgccgtggcggtgtcaagcggatctcgggtctgatctacgaggaaacccgtggGGTACTGAAGGTTTTCTTGGAGAATGTGATTAGGGACGCGGTCacttacactgaacacgccaagcgcaagacggtcacggccatggatgtggtgtacgctctgaaacggcagggccgcaccctctatggattcggcggctga
- the LOC137306965 gene encoding histone H1-like — protein sequence MTDTAAAETAPSAAAQTNAPKKKKAVHRPKTAGPKLGEQILKIVADCKDRKGISLAAIKKIKGTGASGSFRVAKKEAQEKVGKKAAKSPIKKKAAVKKSKTPKPVKAKAKKVQKPSAKPKPKKAAGKKKFRARVRDRGKLAEIRRYHNSNPNT from the exons atgacagatactgcagccgccgaaacggcaccTTCCGCCGCCGCTCAAACCAATGCTccgaagaagaagaaggcggttcaccgacCCAAGACAGCCGGTCCCAAATTgggcgaacagatcctcaagattgtggcggattgcaaggatcgcaaggggatatccctggccgcgataaagaag atcaagggcacgggcgcctcgggctccttcagagtcgctaagaaggaagcCCAGGaaaaagtgggaaagaag gcggcgaaatcaccaattaagaagaaagcggctgTGAAGAAGTCCAAGACCCCAAAGCCAGTaaaggcgaaggcgaagaaggtaCAAAAACCGAGCGCCAAGCCCAAACCGAAGAAAGCAGCaggcaaaaagaa attcagggccaGGGTTCGTGACAGGGgaaaactggcggagatccgccgctatcacaattcaaaccccaacacatga